From the Nostoc sp. PCC 7107 genome, the window TCCCTATTAGGGATTGAAACACGCATGGGAATCATGCCATCGGGGAATAGTTCTAAGATTGCAATTCAAACTAATCCCTATTAGGGATTGAAACAATGCGAATTATGAAGACTATCACGAACTCAGACATTGCAATTCAAACTAATCCCTATTAGGGATTGAAACTTTCTAATGATGAATTTTCTAAATTGCGTAAACACATTAAATTGCAATTCAAACTAATCCCTATTAGGGATTGAAACCGGTATATACAGTGTCGCCAACCTTGCATTGAAACTGGTATTGCAATTCAAACTAATCCCTATTAGGGATTCAATATAATTCAGTGAAGCATTTATTATTCTCTTTGTGTCCTTTGCGTCCTTTGTGGTTCGTTTAAAAAAAGAGTTTTAACCTGCACTAAACTCTATTAGCATTTAATTCTTTGCGCCTTTGCGCCTTTGCGTGAGACTTAAAATTATTCTTTTCCAAAATTCAAATATTTTGATATTGTTGGGTTACACTTCGTTCCACCCAACCTACATTTTTATTCTAAAAAAAGAATCAAGAATGTTGGATAATTGCGGGATGATATATCTCACGCAGAGGCGCAGAGAGAATAACGAGTTTATTGACTATTTAACATGAACAGGAAACACACCCAAAGCAATCAATCTGGCGGGTAAGTCGCGCAAAAATGGCAAACGTAAAAACCCTGGGGGTTGAAAAGTGCCATTAGTAGATAGTACTGGGGCAAATACTCGCTTTTGAATTAATGTCTGAAATGCTTGGATGATGCGTGTGGGTAACCCTCGTTGACGCTGCACTTTGGCTAAATCATTTAGTTCTATGTGTTTGCGTTGTAGAGGTTTACTCAAAACGTTGGCGGCTACGACTGCATCTTGAATGGCGTAGTTAATCCCTACTCCCCCAACGGGTGACATAATATGAGCCGCATCACCAATAAGTAATAATCCCGAACGATACCAACGCTTCACACGGCTTGATTCTACTGAGAGAAAGGCGACTTGTGACCAATCTTGAACGCTAGATAGGCGATCGCTTAATTCTGGCATAACTTCAACTACAGATTTTTTTAACTCTTCCAAACCCGCCGCCCGCAGTTGATGATATCCTCCTTTGGGAATCACATAAGCAATTTGCCACTCATCACCACGGTCAAGCATCGCTACGATATGACCAGGCGCAAAACGCCCCATTCCGCCTTCAAAATCTTCGGGATGGCGGGGTAAGCGAAACCAAAGTATATCCATCGGTGGCGAAGTTTCAATGGATTCAAATCCGCCCATCTGTCTTAGCCGTGAGTGGCGACCATCTGCACCAACTGTGAGCATAGCGCGGACTTCGTGCCAACCACCCCCACCGCGATAACGGACTCCTTTAACTGTGCCATCTTCCTCAATTAATTCTTGGACATTCGCACCCATAACTAACTGAAAATGACGATATTGTTGCGCTTCTTGGGTGATAAACTCCAGAAATTTCACTTGTGGCAACATTGTGATGTAAGGATAAGGTGTTTTGAGGTGGCTAAAATCTGCCAAAGTAAAACTACCTTCTGGGGTTTTGACATTAATTTGGCGTATTTTGGTATGGGGTAATTGTAATAAGCGATCGCTTAAACTCAATTCATCCATAATTTGCATGACTGATGGATGAATTGTGTCTCCCCGAAAGTCGCGGTCAAAATCCTTATGCGCTTCTAGCAACATCACCGATATGCCTTGACGCGCCAATAACAACGCTAAAACAGCCCCGCCTGGGCCACCACCCACAATGCAACAATCGGTGGTTTGTGAGTCTACAATCTCATGGGCTGGGTTAACACTTGAGTCTGGGATAGGATTTGTCGGTAGATGGTTAGTCATCACAACACCTCTAGGTAGCCCTAAATCAAGGGTAGTTGGCTTTTTCTAGTGGCGGCGATTTTTTTAACTTTTTGTAGTCATAGGGAAGATGTATTATCGCTAAAATGTCCTTGGTCATTGGTCGTTTATTTTTTAGTAATGATCAATGACTTATGATTAATGACTTATGACAATAACTAATACCTGTGGCACAAGTAATTTTAGAAAACGTTTATAAAAGTTTCCCCCCTCGTAAGGGCGAAAGTAATGCAGCCCAAGAACGTGCAGATAATCTTAATGTTTTGCGACGCATTAACCTGACTATCGCCGATGGTGAGTTTATGGTGCTGGTGGGGCCTTCTGGCTGTGGTAAAAGTACCCTATTGCGGTTAATTGCTGGCTTGGAAACGCTGACTGGTGGCAATATTTTAGTAGGCGATCGCTTAATCAATGATCTACCACCCAAAGAACGAGACATTGCAATGGTGTTTCAAAATTACGCCCTCTATCCCCACATGACGGTGTATGACAACATTGCTTTTGGGTTGCGTCGGAGGGAACAGGGAAGCCGGGGAGAGAAAATGCCTAATTGGGCGGAAAATCTTTTGGTGGGGGGAACGAAGAAATTACCTAAAGGGCTGCGTTATGTTTCGCCAAAAGAAAGATTAATTGAGACACAGGTGCGGTCTGTGGCGCAGTTGTTACAAATTGAAATGCTGCTGAATCGCTTACCCAAACAACTTTCTGGGGGACAAAGACAACGGGTTGCATTAGGAAGAGCGATCGCCCGTGATCCTCAAGTATTTTTAATGGATGAGCCATTATCTAACTTAGATGCCAAATTGCGGGCGGAAACTCGCGCTCAAATTGTCAAATTGCAGCGACAATTAGGCACAACAACGATTTATGTGACTCACGACCAAACAGAAGCAATGACAATGGGCGATCGCATCGCCATCATGAATCAAGGGCAAATTCAACAGCTTGCTTCTCCATTAGAACTCTATAACCGTCCAGCTAACCGCTTTGTGGCTGAATTTATTGGTTCACCACCGATGAATTTTATTCCTGTAGAATTTCATGCACCATTGTTAATTACCCATTCCCTATTTCGTTTCACACTCCCAGAAACTTGGGGAAAAGCACTGCAAAAATATGATAAACAAACTTTAATTTTAGGCATTCGTCCCGAACACTTAAACCTGAGTTTACCTGCGACTAAAAATCTGCCAGTAAAAGTAGACTTGGTAGAAAATCTGGGTAACGATGCTTTCTTGAGTGTCAGACTAACTGAACCAGACTCGCCAGTAGCTTCTAGTGCGCCTTACTTGCAAGTTAGAGTTCCCACAGACAGACAGCTAAGTGTTGGTGAACAATTATGGTTATCAATAAATCCCGAAAAAATTCACTTTTTTGACCCAGAAACGGATTTAGCTATATTCTCGACGAATAATTCTTAACAGTAAAATAGCATTTCCATGATTCTGTTGTTACGCGATGGCTGCGCCAACGTCTTGGACGAACGCGCCACACCTAAACAACTTGAACAGATGCTGCAACAGCACAAATTCAATATCAAAACTGCTGTTGATATTGAATGGCGGGTACTGGTTGGTGGAGGTGGTCTGCACGCTGATTGTGAAGAAAAATTGCTAGATGATGGTAGTAGGCAGCAAGTTATTTGGGCTGCCAGCTTTATGCCTTTAACCCAAAAAATTATCTATGATTCTATGGTTAATCTTCGTCCTCGGCAAAATCGCTCAATGGAGATTTTAGACCCTAATATTAGAGAAAGAGTCGCTCAAATTATTGTCGAATTCCTAGGAAATCTATGATCGAAGTGACCCCAAAACAGCAAATTTTTATGCAAGATGATATTCCTACTCGATTGCATCATGTAGCTACACATTTGTCACAAATTCAATCTTTGTGGACTCAGGCATCATCCTCAGATTTAATACTGGTTTTGGTTGATGAAATCCGATACTTTATTGAATGGACTGTACCAGATATGGTAAAAGCAGATGATATTGACCGAGCCGCAGAGTTAGTTGACTTAGTTCGTCTTCTGACTCGTTGGCTATTCCATTGGGACAACATCTGGTCTGATTCTGAACAAAAGCAATTTGCATTCCAACAAATACAGGATTGGTTACATCGAGTTTTAGAAATAGCTGCCACAGAACCAGAATCACTCAGCGCATAAACTTGATTCACCTGTTAGTTTTTCACAAATGCTACTAACCAAAATCCTCAAAAATAAACGGTATTTCTTATTGAGAAATACCGTTTATTGATGAAAACCTGAAAACCTTTAGAAAACAAAGGTGGTTCTTAAAGTACCGATGATGGCATCATCAGAAGTTTGACCAGGATTAGTTAACCAAATCACACCAGGTGTAATGGAAATGTTATCGCTAACTCGGTATTTATAGAAACCTTCAATGTGGTATGGAGTGTTGTTATTACCACTCCCAGCATAAGGTTGAGCACCGCCAAAAATACCTAAAACATTGCCTTTTTTACCTAAATCAGGTAGAGCTACACCTAATCCATAACTCCAAATATCATCATCATCATTAGCGCCAAAGCCTGTCACTTGGCTGTACAGCACAAAACCACTAATGGAAAGTTTATCGCTAGGTTTGAAAGCTGCTTCAAAACCATAGGAATTACTGACAAAGGCGCTACCGCTACCATCAAAGTCTTGGCGGTTAGCTTGTCGAGTACCAACAACACCAGTGGATACTGAGCCGAAATCAAATAAGGCGCTACCTGCACCATGATACCCGTTAACGTAGGTGGCAGCTAAGGTCAGGCGATCGCCCACATTCAAGTTTAATTGTGCTAAGGCTGCATAGTTACCATTAAATAAACCTGAACCCGAATTGGGATTATTTGGTTCAGATGCCAAATAACCCAAAGTTAAAGAAGGTTTAAAAGTTCCACTACCACCAAAAGCTAAGTTTAGCGCCGCACCTGCACCGCCACCGATGCGATAAATTGGACTTTCCGAAGCAAAGGTAGATAAAGCACCATTACCACCGTCAAAATCTTCAAAGTAGGGGTTAACGGTAGGAACGTAATCGCTATGAATACCGCCAGTAGCTGCAACGTAAATTTGCGAGTTACCGACAGGGAAGTAATAAGCTAACCAATCGATAAACGCGCTATTGTTGCTACCGAGGAACACGTTAAATGTTTGCGTTCCTTCGTAAGTGTCGTTTGCTAAAGGTAAAACACTGGCATTACCAGTGGCAATCCGGGTATGTAGGATATCTTTACCAGTAAAGCTGGTTTGAAAATCGAGACGCACCCTATCTTGGAAAACGGTGTTATTGTTGTCGTTGTCGCCAAAGCTATCGGTGACAGCAAAAACAGCCTCACCAACAAGTTTGGTAGTGGTAGAAAATTGATTGGCCTCCAATTCGGCGGTGCGTGCTTCTAGTGCATCTACTCTGCCGCGTAAAGTTGCCAATTCTGCGGAAAATTCTTCTTGCAAACGCTGAAGGGTAGCTAAGTCTTGTTTTGTTACTAAGTCAGCCGTTGCTGTCGCAATCAGTTCATTAACTCTATCTAAACAAGCGTTTAACCCGGCGGCGAATTCATAACGTGTCAAAGCACGATTACCGCGATAAGTGCCGTTAGGATAACCAGCAATACATCCGTAGCGTTCAACTAAAGATTGCAATGCTTGAAATGCCCAATCTGTGGGCTGTACATCGGAAAACTGCGAAACTGATGTGACTTGAGATAAAGAATTTTGGTTTTTACCGTCAAGACTATATTGGTTGACTTGTTCTAAAACTTGATTTTCTTCAGTTTTGGCTTGAGAAATTAACTGTTGTTGAGGTGTTGGTGACTCGGTTTCAATCTCAGCTGCTACTACCTTCGCGGAAAATAAAACAGCTACGCCTAAGCATACTGGAGATAACACTAGTGTTTTCCACAATAAATGAGACATGTTCTTTCTTCCTCACACTGTTTTGTTAGAATGACGCGATCCCGGTCTTCTAAATGTATCCCATAATACTTTATTTTCTCTTTTGCTGATTTAGCTGCTATTGTGCCAAAACTTCTCTATTTTTTTATATTTCTCAGTGTAAACTCTTGGTTTAGCGGTTTTATCTCCATTATCTCGGCATCAAAATTAGCTTGATGTTTTCAGCAATGCCGACCATTAAGCGATCAGAGATAATAAACTAAACCTTCAAGGAGATGCGATATTTATGACTCAAATCAAATCTCAACTCACACTCAAAGAATTTCTCGCCCTACCGGAAGGCGATATCACCTACGAATTAGTGAATGGAGAAGCAAAACCCAAAATGGCACCAAAAAGATTTCATTCACGTTTAACTTTGGCTTTGACTCAACTTTTAACGCCGTGGGCGAAAAATCGTGGTGA encodes:
- a CDS encoding FAD-dependent oxidoreductase, with amino-acid sequence MTNHLPTNPIPDSSVNPAHEIVDSQTTDCCIVGGGPGGAVLALLLARQGISVMLLEAHKDFDRDFRGDTIHPSVMQIMDELSLSDRLLQLPHTKIRQINVKTPEGSFTLADFSHLKTPYPYITMLPQVKFLEFITQEAQQYRHFQLVMGANVQELIEEDGTVKGVRYRGGGGWHEVRAMLTVGADGRHSRLRQMGGFESIETSPPMDILWFRLPRHPEDFEGGMGRFAPGHIVAMLDRGDEWQIAYVIPKGGYHQLRAAGLEELKKSVVEVMPELSDRLSSVQDWSQVAFLSVESSRVKRWYRSGLLLIGDAAHIMSPVGGVGINYAIQDAVVAANVLSKPLQRKHIELNDLAKVQRQRGLPTRIIQAFQTLIQKRVFAPVLSTNGTFQPPGFLRLPFLRDLPARLIALGVFPVHVK
- a CDS encoding ABC transporter ATP-binding protein, translated to MAQVILENVYKSFPPRKGESNAAQERADNLNVLRRINLTIADGEFMVLVGPSGCGKSTLLRLIAGLETLTGGNILVGDRLINDLPPKERDIAMVFQNYALYPHMTVYDNIAFGLRRREQGSRGEKMPNWAENLLVGGTKKLPKGLRYVSPKERLIETQVRSVAQLLQIEMLLNRLPKQLSGGQRQRVALGRAIARDPQVFLMDEPLSNLDAKLRAETRAQIVKLQRQLGTTTIYVTHDQTEAMTMGDRIAIMNQGQIQQLASPLELYNRPANRFVAEFIGSPPMNFIPVEFHAPLLITHSLFRFTLPETWGKALQKYDKQTLILGIRPEHLNLSLPATKNLPVKVDLVENLGNDAFLSVRLTEPDSPVASSAPYLQVRVPTDRQLSVGEQLWLSINPEKIHFFDPETDLAIFSTNNS
- a CDS encoding DUF5674 family protein; translated protein: MILLLRDGCANVLDERATPKQLEQMLQQHKFNIKTAVDIEWRVLVGGGGLHADCEEKLLDDGSRQQVIWAASFMPLTQKIIYDSMVNLRPRQNRSMEILDPNIRERVAQIIVEFLGNL
- a CDS encoding iron uptake porin; translation: MSHLLWKTLVLSPVCLGVAVLFSAKVVAAEIETESPTPQQQLISQAKTEENQVLEQVNQYSLDGKNQNSLSQVTSVSQFSDVQPTDWAFQALQSLVERYGCIAGYPNGTYRGNRALTRYEFAAGLNACLDRVNELIATATADLVTKQDLATLQRLQEEFSAELATLRGRVDALEARTAELEANQFSTTTKLVGEAVFAVTDSFGDNDNNNTVFQDRVRLDFQTSFTGKDILHTRIATGNASVLPLANDTYEGTQTFNVFLGSNNSAFIDWLAYYFPVGNSQIYVAATGGIHSDYVPTVNPYFEDFDGGNGALSTFASESPIYRIGGGAGAALNLAFGGSGTFKPSLTLGYLASEPNNPNSGSGLFNGNYAALAQLNLNVGDRLTLAATYVNGYHGAGSALFDFGSVSTGVVGTRQANRQDFDGSGSAFVSNSYGFEAAFKPSDKLSISGFVLYSQVTGFGANDDDDIWSYGLGVALPDLGKKGNVLGIFGGAQPYAGSGNNNTPYHIEGFYKYRVSDNISITPGVIWLTNPGQTSDDAIIGTLRTTFVF